The following coding sequences are from one Treponema parvum window:
- the deoC gene encoding deoxyribose-phosphate aldolase produces the protein MTEKEIAGLIDHTLLSAFAKRSDIEALCREAISFGFACVCVNPIHVSYAAELLKGSSVGICTVIGFPLGALPSKVKAFEAEDAINKGACEVDMVIDIGAAKEGRFDDVKKDIRTVVDIARKNGKALKREVRVKVIIETCYLTDDEIVFCCSAAKEAGADFVKTSTGFGTPKDSGGHDLPNGASADHVRLMRKTVGDSMGVKASGGIRDAEKALEMIRAGASRIGTSSGVKILQELKSLN, from the coding sequence ATGACTGAAAAAGAAATCGCAGGATTGATAGACCACACTCTCTTATCCGCATTTGCAAAAAGATCCGACATCGAAGCCTTGTGCCGCGAAGCAATATCATTCGGATTTGCCTGCGTATGCGTAAACCCCATACACGTTTCTTATGCGGCGGAACTGCTAAAAGGATCCAGCGTAGGAATCTGCACCGTAATAGGATTTCCGCTCGGCGCCTTACCCTCAAAAGTAAAAGCTTTTGAAGCGGAAGATGCTATAAACAAAGGAGCCTGTGAAGTCGACATGGTGATTGACATAGGAGCCGCTAAAGAAGGCAGATTTGACGACGTAAAAAAGGACATCCGCACTGTTGTTGACATCGCGCGTAAAAACGGAAAAGCGCTTAAAAGAGAGGTTCGTGTTAAGGTCATAATCGAAACCTGCTACTTAACCGACGATGAAATAGTCTTTTGCTGTTCTGCGGCGAAAGAGGCAGGAGCGGACTTCGTAAAGACTTCTACTGGATTCGGAACGCCAAAAGATTCCGGCGGACATGATCTGCCGAACGGCGCTTCGGCTGATCATGTCCGCCTCATGCGTAAGACCGTGGGAGACTCAATGGGCGTAAAGGCGAGCGGAGGCATAAGAGACGCCGAAAAAGCTTTGGAAATGATAAGGGCGGGCGCAAGCCGTATCGGAACTTCAAGCGGAGTAAAGATCTTACAGGAATTAAAAAGTTTAAATTGA
- a CDS encoding MBL fold metallo-hydrolase, with translation MDKNLNRICENVYFISDSTNIGVISEKTPDALNIYLVDAGCAPDRGKIILDILEEHFCKTDKIKCKIKAVICTHSHQDHVHAAFYFKEKTGCEIWCTRKERGNLENPEYEQAIICGGFPLPELEAPLYKAKPVYDVKIVEPDSAFTLSDGTEINLIGLPGHHFEMIGVLVKTKTEKTVLFAADAIFGRAHMKKYWIPFLLDEGRFKTSLRKITDLHSDYLLPSHGELLNSAEAEALAELNRYALVSTEKTVLEILKKPHTAEDLLKAIADINHINLGLAQFILIGCTIRSYLSYLYRSGKISFFIKDNRMLWRAVKLKKGGQ, from the coding sequence ATGGATAAAAATCTGAATCGCATATGTGAAAACGTGTATTTTATTTCCGACAGCACCAACATAGGCGTAATAAGCGAAAAAACTCCAGACGCCTTAAATATTTACCTTGTAGACGCCGGATGCGCTCCCGACAGAGGCAAAATCATACTTGACATTCTTGAAGAGCATTTTTGTAAAACAGATAAGATAAAATGCAAGATCAAGGCGGTTATTTGTACACATTCCCACCAGGATCACGTACACGCCGCTTTTTATTTTAAAGAAAAGACGGGATGTGAAATATGGTGTACGCGAAAAGAACGAGGAAACCTTGAAAACCCTGAATATGAACAGGCGATCATCTGTGGCGGCTTCCCCTTGCCGGAACTTGAGGCGCCTCTTTACAAGGCAAAACCCGTTTACGACGTTAAGATCGTAGAACCCGACAGCGCTTTTACTCTTTCGGACGGAACTGAAATAAACCTGATTGGACTGCCGGGCCATCATTTTGAAATGATCGGAGTGCTTGTAAAGACAAAGACAGAAAAGACCGTGCTTTTTGCAGCCGATGCGATATTCGGCCGCGCCCATATGAAAAAGTATTGGATTCCGTTTTTGCTTGACGAAGGAAGATTTAAAACATCGCTTAGAAAGATAACGGATCTGCATTCGGACTATCTTTTGCCCAGTCACGGAGAGCTTTTAAATAGCGCAGAGGCCGAAGCGCTTGCCGAATTGAATCGCTACGCCTTGGTTTCGACGGAAAAAACCGTACTTGAAATTCTTAAAAAACCGCACACTGCTGAAGATCTTTTAAAAGCGATAGCGGACATAAATCATATCAATTTGGGTTTGGCGCAATTTATCCTTATAGGCTGTACGATAAGGTCTTATCTATCGTATTTATACAGGTCGGGTAAGATAAGCTTTTTTATAAAAGACAACCGCATGCTTTGGCGTGCGGTCAAGTTAAAGAAAGGCGGTCAATAA
- a CDS encoding DUF362 domain-containing protein produces the protein MAYKITDACVNCGSCEPVCPVGAISETGTARVIDEASCVSCGTCAPECPVNAIEAG, from the coding sequence ATGGCTTACAAGATTACGGACGCTTGCGTAAACTGCGGATCATGCGAACCTGTTTGCCCGGTTGGAGCGATCAGCGAGACGGGAACGGCACGCGTGATTGACGAAGCAAGCTGCGTCAGCTGCGGTACTTGTGCACCGGAATGTCCTGTAAATGCGATTGAAGCAGGCTAA
- a CDS encoding M23 family metallopeptidase → MFMTKKAGCIFTLFFILSVHAVNAQAEQAYPAQTPISAVRSVTIDKERMPRIRSLSAKDELFKQYNSDTEQAYMDFAKNKKPLQSFYIYKGLKNDTLFAVASRCSIPYETLATVNSIEDQNVSLEDKELLLPTVAGIFVCDPPEYPFEKLLYAKNDGRLLGKNDVICYNIGKKRYYFFAQERFSPTERAFFLDSLMRIPVAHAQISSVFGKRISPISGQWHFHQGIDLVVPEGTDVMACKNATVAVCEYGDRIYGNYIILDHGGKITSIYAHLSQIIAKKGETVYSGQVIGKVGHTGMATGAHLHFEIRVNNVPSDPQKMIKK, encoded by the coding sequence ATGTTTATGACAAAAAAAGCCGGATGCATTTTCACATTGTTTTTTATTTTATCCGTACACGCGGTCAATGCACAGGCCGAACAAGCCTATCCCGCTCAAACGCCGATCTCCGCAGTAAGATCCGTAACGATTGATAAAGAACGCATGCCGCGCATACGCAGTTTGTCGGCAAAAGACGAACTTTTCAAACAATACAACAGCGACACGGAACAGGCGTACATGGACTTTGCAAAAAACAAAAAGCCTTTGCAATCATTTTATATTTATAAAGGATTAAAAAACGACACTCTGTTTGCCGTAGCTTCCCGCTGCTCCATTCCGTACGAAACGCTTGCTACCGTAAATTCGATAGAAGATCAAAACGTTTCATTGGAGGACAAAGAACTTTTACTGCCTACGGTAGCGGGAATTTTTGTTTGCGATCCTCCCGAATATCCCTTTGAAAAACTTCTCTACGCAAAAAATGACGGACGGCTGTTGGGAAAAAACGATGTAATATGCTATAATATAGGCAAGAAAAGGTACTATTTTTTTGCACAGGAAAGATTCAGTCCTACCGAGCGCGCCTTTTTTCTGGATTCATTGATGAGAATTCCCGTCGCTCACGCCCAAATTTCTTCCGTGTTCGGAAAAAGGATCAGTCCGATATCGGGGCAGTGGCACTTTCATCAGGGGATAGACCTTGTAGTTCCGGAAGGAACGGACGTCATGGCGTGCAAGAATGCGACTGTCGCCGTCTGCGAATACGGAGACAGAATTTACGGCAACTATATAATTTTAGATCACGGCGGCAAAATAACAAGTATCTATGCGCACCTGTCTCAGATAATTGCAAAGAAAGGAGAAACGGTTTACAGTGGACAGGTAATAGGAAAGGTCGGGCACACGGGAATGGCGACCGGCGCTCATCTTCATTTTGAGATCCGCGTAAACAACGTTCCCTCGGACCCGCAAAAAATGATAAAAAAATGA
- a CDS encoding penicillin-binding protein 1A → MVKIRRVAFVLAALLLFSAICIGAALGAGIAATLNIKNNENFTEFTTALSTKLLDINGELITEFASDEKREIISLQRLPQHMIDALITREDKIFFEHRGFSVKAVLRAVAGKLTGRSLGGGSTLTQQIAGTLYCDRTEISLMRKIKELWWAIQMERRYSKNEILELYLNRIYFGGGTYGVNAASKYYFGHDATQITPAEAAILVIQLSNPAFYNPFDHPNRAMNRQQDVLNSMVEAGYLTRAEADESFNNYWLDFDYTRTSTSAYFMRDDKAPWFSEYVRRELGNMIYGAGDIYTSGFTVNTTLDLRHQRAAQEIMDAYIARANRLYQQSSSGRMSTSFSKYIPITELLSLTFDLPAIKVSEQRTEAVSRSKYINEINPVIDVMSLMFGMEGVKIGIVNRTNSLAKQAEKKTTIEGTMISIDNETGYITALVGGSKFDQENQFIRAVQARLQPGSTFKPLYYSAAIDSKKFTAATEISDTPVVFYTADGKPYIPQNFKGAWMGNVQLWYALAHSMNVPSLKVLDGIGFDAAIKRSVALLGIPKEELPSRAFIPGYPLGLGVCAVRPIEMARAFAIFANGGREITPIAIRSVEDKNGNVILNPERDILEKQKNKGEAAQIISPQTAFVMTKLLENTVDSGTLAWGLNRQSTNWKEPSGSKLSYKDEKGKTYRIPAAGKTGTTQNWADAWTVGYTPYYTAAFWFGFDKPGQSLGLSITGSTLAGVAWGDYFGAIHNGLPFKDFTKPLNGVIEVTICSESGGLVTPECGKNTTRQWFLEGTQPTQLCSVHGGNSDSRSLALWRIKREMYQSGAKRTEILDTSPLKVDLSFLEGKGSVREEDDEDEFEDRDDYKKGPDYNFLLN, encoded by the coding sequence ATGGTAAAAATACGTAGGGTCGCCTTTGTTTTGGCTGCGCTTTTGCTTTTCAGCGCTATTTGCATAGGAGCTGCGCTCGGAGCCGGCATTGCGGCGACTTTAAATATAAAAAATAATGAAAATTTTACTGAATTTACAACCGCGCTGTCAACGAAACTTTTAGACATAAACGGAGAGCTTATAACCGAATTCGCTTCCGATGAAAAGCGTGAAATAATCAGCTTGCAGCGGCTCCCGCAGCATATGATAGACGCTTTGATCACAAGAGAAGATAAAATATTTTTTGAGCACCGAGGGTTCAGCGTAAAAGCCGTTTTGAGAGCCGTAGCCGGAAAGCTTACGGGTCGGTCCTTAGGGGGAGGTTCCACTCTTACGCAGCAGATCGCGGGTACTCTTTACTGCGACCGTACCGAAATATCGCTTATGAGAAAGATAAAAGAATTGTGGTGGGCGATTCAGATGGAAAGGCGATATTCAAAAAATGAAATACTTGAGCTGTATTTGAATCGCATATATTTCGGCGGAGGAACATACGGCGTCAATGCCGCTTCAAAATATTATTTCGGGCATGACGCGACTCAAATAACTCCTGCGGAAGCCGCAATACTTGTCATACAGCTGTCGAATCCCGCGTTTTACAATCCTTTCGATCATCCCAACAGGGCGATGAACCGCCAGCAGGACGTTCTTAACTCCATGGTGGAAGCGGGATATTTAACCCGCGCGGAAGCGGACGAATCTTTTAACAATTACTGGCTTGACTTTGACTATACGAGAACCAGCACGTCGGCCTATTTTATGAGGGACGATAAGGCTCCGTGGTTCAGCGAATACGTGAGACGCGAGCTCGGAAACATGATCTACGGCGCGGGAGACATCTACACAAGCGGTTTTACCGTAAATACGACGCTCGATCTAAGGCACCAAAGAGCGGCTCAGGAAATAATGGACGCATACATTGCCCGCGCAAACAGGCTTTATCAGCAGTCAAGCAGCGGCCGCATGTCGACTTCATTCAGTAAATATATCCCCATAACCGAACTTTTATCGCTTACGTTCGACTTACCGGCAATAAAGGTTTCGGAACAGAGGACGGAGGCGGTTTCACGTTCAAAGTACATAAATGAAATAAATCCCGTAATAGATGTTATGTCGCTCATGTTCGGAATGGAAGGCGTTAAAATCGGCATCGTAAACAGAACAAATTCACTGGCAAAACAGGCGGAGAAAAAGACGACAATAGAAGGAACGATGATCTCGATCGATAACGAAACGGGATACATAACAGCCCTCGTAGGCGGAAGTAAATTCGATCAGGAAAATCAGTTTATCCGCGCAGTGCAGGCAAGGCTCCAGCCCGGTTCGACGTTTAAGCCCTTGTATTATTCCGCCGCCATAGATTCCAAGAAATTTACCGCAGCGACGGAAATTTCCGACACTCCCGTCGTTTTTTATACCGCCGACGGAAAGCCTTACATTCCGCAAAACTTTAAAGGCGCATGGATGGGAAACGTGCAGCTCTGGTACGCCCTAGCCCATTCCATGAACGTTCCTTCTTTAAAAGTTCTTGACGGAATAGGTTTTGATGCGGCGATAAAACGTTCCGTCGCCCTCTTAGGCATTCCGAAGGAAGAATTGCCTTCCCGCGCATTTATACCCGGATATCCTTTAGGGCTTGGGGTTTGCGCCGTGCGGCCTATAGAAATGGCGCGCGCATTTGCGATTTTTGCAAACGGAGGAAGAGAAATTACTCCGATCGCAATACGCTCCGTCGAAGATAAAAACGGAAACGTGATCTTAAATCCGGAACGGGACATCCTTGAAAAACAAAAAAACAAAGGAGAAGCGGCCCAAATAATCTCCCCTCAAACGGCCTTTGTCATGACTAAACTTCTTGAAAACACCGTCGACTCCGGCACTCTCGCGTGGGGATTGAACCGCCAATCGACAAATTGGAAGGAACCTTCCGGATCGAAACTTTCCTATAAGGATGAAAAAGGAAAAACCTATAGAATCCCCGCAGCAGGTAAAACGGGAACAACGCAAAACTGGGCCGACGCATGGACGGTAGGATACACGCCTTATTATACTGCGGCCTTTTGGTTCGGATTCGACAAACCCGGTCAGTCATTGGGACTCAGTATCACTGGTTCAACCTTAGCCGGGGTGGCATGGGGCGACTATTTTGGGGCGATACATAACGGCCTTCCGTTTAAGGATTTTACAAAACCGCTTAACGGCGTAATCGAAGTGACGATCTGTTCCGAAAGCGGAGGACTCGTAACCCCCGAGTGCGGCAAAAACACTACAAGGCAGTGGTTTCTTGAAGGAACCCAGCCTACGCAATTATGCAGCGTACACGGCGGAAATTCCGACAGCAGATCGCTCGCCCTGTGGCGCATAAAACGGGAAATGTATCAGTCGGGAGCCAAACGCACGGAAATTTTAGACACAAGTCCTCTTAAAGTCGACTTGAGCTTTTTGGAAGGAAAAGGTTCCGTACGGGAAGAAGATGATGAAGACGAATTTGAAGACCGAGACGACTATAAAAAAGGCCCTGACTATAACTTTTTGCTGAATTAG
- a CDS encoding ParB N-terminal domain-containing protein, with product MLVNIDSIKVKKRVRKDLGDLENLKDSLRRYGLLNPITLNEKRELIAGERRLEAAKAIGWASIDAVILDGVDPVSELEIEIEENNQRKEFSNAELLAGYKRLEKLRNPGFFKRIWNFIISVITSIINGIKRVFPKSIK from the coding sequence ATGCTTGTCAATATAGATAGCATAAAGGTAAAAAAAAGAGTAAGAAAGGATCTCGGCGATCTTGAAAATTTAAAAGACAGCCTTCGCCGATACGGACTTTTGAACCCCATAACTCTCAATGAAAAGCGCGAGCTCATTGCCGGAGAGCGCCGCCTCGAAGCGGCAAAGGCTATCGGCTGGGCAAGCATAGACGCCGTAATTTTAGACGGCGTAGATCCTGTTTCCGAACTTGAAATTGAAATCGAAGAAAATAACCAGAGAAAAGAATTTTCGAACGCGGAACTGCTTGCAGGCTACAAAAGGCTCGAAAAACTTCGCAATCCGGGATTTTTTAAAAGAATATGGAATTTCATCATATCCGTAATCACTTCGATCATAAACGGAATAAAGAGAGTGTTTCCTAAGAGCATAAAATAA
- the tyrS gene encoding tyrosine--tRNA ligase → MNAALEILKERGFFSQCTDIDGLSAAMNKGPVTFYVGCDPTGPSLHIGHMVPFFALRHLRSAGHIGIALIGGGTARIGDPSGKTEMRKMISYDQLAENEKHIEAQLNKFVGFDGKTAFSDNNKNWLADLNYIDFLRDIGSCFSVNKMLSFEAYKQRLERGLSFIEFNYQLLQSYDFLMLHQRHNCTLQIGGDDQWGNITAGVDLIRRKLGGTVELNKEHEVFGLTFPLVTRSDGNKMGKTEKGAVFLDSKMTSVFDFFQYWRNVSDEDVRKFMLLFTFLSVAEIDALCSGNINKAKERLAYEVTNIIHGKEEADNAVAGARAAFGGAGDKEHMPSAEISKAELEKGMGVIDLFFAANMGSTKSDVRRLVQQGGAAVNGKTVDDIKAVISIADRDENGDLILRSGKKKFVRIVLK, encoded by the coding sequence ATGAATGCGGCGCTTGAAATTTTAAAAGAACGAGGATTTTTTTCCCAGTGTACCGATATTGACGGCCTTTCAGCTGCTATGAATAAGGGTCCTGTAACCTTTTATGTGGGCTGTGATCCTACGGGGCCGAGCCTTCACATAGGACACATGGTTCCGTTTTTTGCGCTGCGTCATTTGCGCAGCGCCGGGCACATAGGTATTGCGCTTATAGGCGGGGGAACGGCGAGAATAGGAGATCCCAGCGGCAAAACCGAAATGCGTAAGATGATTTCGTATGATCAGCTTGCAGAAAATGAAAAACACATTGAAGCTCAGTTAAATAAATTTGTCGGGTTTGACGGTAAGACGGCGTTCAGCGACAATAATAAAAATTGGCTTGCGGATCTTAACTATATTGATTTTTTGCGCGATATAGGCTCGTGTTTTAGCGTAAACAAAATGCTTTCTTTTGAGGCGTATAAACAACGCCTTGAGCGCGGGCTTTCGTTTATCGAATTTAACTATCAGCTTTTGCAGAGTTATGATTTTCTTATGCTGCATCAAAGACACAACTGTACGCTGCAAATCGGCGGCGACGACCAGTGGGGAAACATAACTGCAGGGGTGGATCTTATTCGCAGAAAGCTCGGCGGAACGGTAGAATTAAACAAAGAACACGAAGTTTTCGGCCTTACCTTTCCTCTTGTAACGCGTTCGGACGGAAATAAGATGGGAAAAACCGAAAAGGGCGCCGTCTTTTTGGATTCAAAAATGACAAGTGTTTTTGACTTTTTCCAGTATTGGCGCAATGTTTCCGACGAAGACGTAAGAAAATTTATGCTTTTATTTACTTTTTTGTCCGTCGCTGAAATTGACGCTTTGTGCAGCGGAAATATCAATAAAGCTAAAGAACGTCTTGCCTATGAAGTCACTAATATCATTCACGGTAAAGAAGAAGCCGACAACGCCGTTGCAGGCGCAAGAGCCGCTTTCGGCGGCGCAGGCGATAAGGAACATATGCCGTCGGCGGAAATTTCAAAGGCGGAACTTGAAAAAGGAATGGGCGTAATAGATCTGTTTTTTGCGGCAAATATGGGTTCTACAAAGAGCGATGTGCGCCGTCTTGTTCAGCAGGGTGGGGCTGCCGTAAACGGTAAAACCGTAGACGATATAAAGGCCGTGATTTCAATTGCCGACCGCGATGAAAACGGAGACCTTATCCTTCGTTCCGGAAAAAAGAAATTTGTAAGAATAGTGTTAAAATAA
- a CDS encoding rhamnulokinase — protein MNKITERYIGFDCGNSSIRTVVGTYDGDRIALEIISQVPNREYRGIKYDHWDILAIFHEMLNGMKLACAAFPDIRSFGISTWGIDFGLLGRSRELLGNPLCYRNVLGTLGMSRLSRRDLDMMFGATGIQNHPMNSLYQLLGIREALGEYYEQAKVLLLIPDLLNYLFTGEVNSETSIFSTTQLLDMRTRRLSEAVLSATGLDKSLFVPMIPHGNVRGTLKQSLAEMYHIPKLHAVSVPSHDTAAAVVCVPSEQERFAFISSGTWSLIGTETSSPIVNDTVMELGFTNEGGVFDSITLLKNSCGMHILQNIKREMESLDSRSYRWDELVALSMPGLGKNDIPTFDPNSDLLYHPDSMIRAITKLTGLQDIGLVLASAYRSLAISYRRAIEDLQTIIGETFDTIHIIGGGSKNDHLNQMTADLTGKTVVSGPEEATSLGIIAVQILHEHPDMSLHDIRTIIRKSVRLGRFVPRC, from the coding sequence ATGAATAAAATTACGGAACGGTATATAGGATTCGATTGCGGTAATTCTTCTATCCGAACTGTTGTCGGAACATATGATGGGGATCGGATTGCCCTCGAGATTATCAGTCAGGTTCCCAATCGTGAATACAGGGGTATCAAATACGATCATTGGGACATTCTTGCGATATTCCATGAAATGCTTAATGGAATGAAGCTTGCTTGCGCCGCATTCCCTGATATCCGCTCGTTCGGCATATCTACCTGGGGAATCGATTTCGGATTGTTGGGGCGTTCCCGCGAACTATTGGGAAATCCCTTATGCTATAGGAATGTGCTTGGCACATTGGGAATGTCTCGATTGAGTCGAAGAGACCTGGACATGATGTTCGGTGCGACGGGAATCCAGAACCATCCTATGAACAGTTTGTATCAGCTGTTGGGGATCAGGGAGGCGTTGGGTGAATACTACGAACAGGCGAAAGTGTTGCTGCTCATCCCCGATTTGTTAAACTACCTTTTTACCGGCGAAGTGAACAGCGAAACTTCGATTTTCAGTACGACTCAGTTGCTGGATATGAGAACTCGCCGTTTATCGGAGGCCGTCTTATCCGCTACGGGACTCGACAAAAGCCTTTTTGTTCCGATGATTCCGCATGGAAACGTCAGAGGAACCCTGAAACAAAGTCTCGCTGAGATGTACCATATTCCGAAACTGCATGCCGTATCCGTTCCTTCTCATGATACTGCCGCCGCTGTGGTCTGCGTGCCGTCCGAACAGGAACGGTTCGCTTTCATCAGTTCGGGGACATGGTCTCTCATAGGAACAGAGACCTCCTCTCCGATTGTTAACGACACGGTGATGGAGTTGGGCTTCACCAATGAAGGAGGTGTTTTCGATTCCATCACACTGTTGAAGAACTCTTGCGGAATGCATATTCTTCAAAACATCAAACGGGAGATGGAGTCTCTGGATAGTAGATCGTATCGATGGGATGAATTGGTTGCCTTGTCGATGCCGGGATTAGGAAAAAACGATATACCTACCTTTGATCCGAATTCGGATCTCTTGTATCATCCCGATTCGATGATCCGTGCGATCACGAAACTCACCGGATTACAGGATATCGGTCTGGTTCTTGCCTCAGCTTATCGATCCTTGGCGATAAGCTATCGGCGGGCTATCGAAGACCTGCAGACAATCATCGGAGAGACGTTTGACACAATCCACATCATCGGTGGAGGTTCGAAAAACGATCATCTGAATCAGATGACTGCGGATTTGACGGGGAAAACCGTTGTCAGCGGCCCCGAGGAGGCCACCAGCCTCGGTATTATTGCCGTCCAGATACTCCATGAACATCCTGATATGTCTTTGCATGATATTCGAACCATAATCCGCAAATCGGTGCGGCTGGGGCGATTTGTACCTCGCTGTTGA
- a CDS encoding ABC transporter permease produces the protein MTIGKIKKNETTVLIGIMILVILSMIMLNPRTFLTATNLIGMAFQLPELGILTLAMMVVMITGGINLSIIATANMAGITAALILKAMEHSPAAGILLAMAACFSVASAIGLLNGVLVAYVGITPILATLGTMSLFNGVAIVITGGYVISGFSPAVLFIGNGSILGIPFPLLIFVITVLSISLFLKKTRTGFCMYMIGSNAVATKYSGIDNAAVLIRTYLVSGICSGLAAMVMISRFNSAKAGYGNSYQLVTILAAVLGGVDSDGGFGSVSGVVIALITLQALSSGFNLMRVSAFLTTAFWGFVMIVVMIINHMIDTRRNG, from the coding sequence ATGACTATAGGCAAGATTAAAAAAAACGAGACGACCGTATTGATAGGAATCATGATACTCGTGATCCTTTCAATGATTATGTTGAATCCACGAACTTTTCTGACAGCTACGAATCTCATAGGAATGGCGTTCCAGCTTCCTGAACTCGGCATCCTGACGTTGGCCATGATGGTGGTTATGATTACCGGCGGAATCAACCTCTCGATCATTGCGACCGCAAACATGGCGGGGATTACCGCTGCATTGATCCTGAAAGCGATGGAACATTCTCCTGCGGCAGGGATTTTGCTCGCCATGGCCGCTTGTTTCTCAGTTGCTTCGGCGATCGGGTTGCTTAACGGAGTATTAGTCGCCTATGTTGGGATTACTCCGATTTTAGCTACATTGGGTACCATGTCTTTGTTTAATGGGGTAGCGATCGTCATTACGGGCGGATATGTGATTTCGGGCTTTTCCCCTGCAGTTTTGTTCATCGGAAACGGAAGTATACTCGGCATTCCGTTCCCGTTGCTGATCTTTGTTATTACCGTACTGTCGATATCCCTGTTTCTTAAGAAAACCCGGACGGGATTCTGCATGTACATGATAGGTTCGAATGCGGTGGCTACAAAGTATTCGGGGATCGATAATGCGGCGGTACTGATCAGGACATATCTGGTTTCGGGTATTTGTTCCGGACTTGCCGCCATGGTTATGATCAGTAGATTCAATTCTGCAAAAGCGGGCTATGGTAATTCGTATCAGCTCGTAACGATTCTTGCCGCGGTTCTCGGTGGAGTGGATAGCGACGGGGGATTCGGCAGCGTTTCAGGAGTCGTGATCGCGTTGATCACGCTGCAAGCTCTTTCCAGCGGGTTCAATCTAATGCGGGTCAGCGCTTTCCTGACGACAGCGTTCTGGGGATTCGTCATGATCGTGGTCATGATAATCAACCATATGATTGATACTAGGCGAAATGGGTAG
- a CDS encoding ABC transporter permease, protein MKKLLKRYETYVLGLIIVFSIVITSINTNFLTLENAFDLLKSNAFIGIFAIGVLLVLISGGIDISFAATATIAEYVTMLVCLKIGGSMLFAFFFAVMIGILLGALNGYLIDRFSIPPIITTIATMNLYYGLLIVFSKGKWIYTLPPYFRTFADIRVLTLHNSDGIPYGISIVTIIWFGLMILTTLFLAYTRLGRCLYAVGGDVVSAKRIGIRVRGVRVFVYAFMGAMAAVAGIVQALLVQTVAPNSIVGKELNVIAAVVLGGASLAGGVGSVPGMFLGVMLLAIVQNGLTLMKVPAVWYDVFVGLVILVSVGAGSWKAKKTKVSSFIDIKNEEEGVSR, encoded by the coding sequence ATGAAAAAGCTGTTGAAACGGTATGAAACATATGTGCTTGGTCTGATCATTGTGTTCAGCATCGTCATCACCAGTATCAATACGAACTTTCTGACTTTGGAAAATGCGTTCGATTTGTTGAAGAGTAACGCATTTATCGGAATATTCGCGATTGGCGTCCTTCTGGTTCTCATCTCAGGAGGAATAGATATTTCATTTGCCGCTACTGCGACTATTGCGGAATACGTGACAATGCTAGTATGCCTGAAAATAGGCGGATCGATGCTGTTTGCGTTTTTCTTTGCAGTCATGATAGGGATCCTGCTGGGGGCGTTGAACGGCTACCTGATCGATCGATTCTCCATACCACCGATCATAACTACAATCGCTACGATGAATCTGTATTATGGCTTGCTGATCGTATTCTCAAAAGGAAAATGGATATACACGCTTCCGCCATATTTCAGAACGTTTGCCGATATTCGAGTTCTTACATTGCATAATTCGGACGGTATCCCGTACGGAATTTCAATCGTCACGATCATTTGGTTTGGATTGATGATCCTGACAACGCTGTTTCTGGCGTATACAAGGTTAGGTCGATGCCTGTATGCCGTGGGCGGTGACGTGGTGTCTGCAAAACGGATCGGAATTCGCGTTCGGGGAGTCAGAGTGTTCGTCTATGCCTTCATGGGAGCAATGGCGGCTGTCGCCGGTATCGTTCAGGCGCTACTTGTGCAAACAGTCGCTCCTAATTCTATAGTTGGAAAAGAGTTGAATGTCATTGCTGCGGTCGTTCTCGGCGGAGCGAGCCTTGCCGGAGGAGTCGGATCCGTACCGGGAATGTTTCTGGGGGTGATGCTGCTTGCCATTGTCCAAAATGGTCTGACGCTCATGAAGGTTCCTGCTGTTTGGTACGATGTATTCGTCGGACTGGTGATATTGGTCAGTGTCGGCGCCGGTTCCTGGAAAGCAAAGAAAACCAAGGTTTCCTCTTTTATCGATATCAAGAATGAAGAGGAAGGAGTCAGTCGATGA